DNA sequence from the Schistocerca serialis cubense isolate TAMUIC-IGC-003099 chromosome 9, iqSchSeri2.2, whole genome shotgun sequence genome:
aataacagaaacaaaagggaaaaaaataacaaagaaagcaaGTGCAATGAGAATAAGCAAGTGATATGGGAGTAGCCAAGCATAGCACACATCTTAACATCTACTTTCAGAATGGTAGAATCATGGAGATAAAAAAAGAAGGGAGTTGTCTTTATGTCACAAACTTGGAGTCAATTCCGCCATCCTGACTAACTCAAAACATAAGGTCCATCACATTCATACCTTCATAGTTCACTGTGGCGACActtctctgtgacgtcactctgtgGCCATGCCTAGTTTCGACCATGTTGGGTGCATTGATTGTGTGGAGAGgtagttgtttcatcaaatatGCCAGCTTACGTTGTTTACATGTGTGTTAATCTATCTGACAataatctaaagtttaaaggaatcacatttcatccatAAGTGGAGAATTTCAAACAATATTTacttttgtatacatgaattattgtttcgctgtttacttttattgtagtggttttatttctgtcattttactTAACATTTGCCTTACTTTGCTCAGTGTTCatactttctcttctttcctgtggttTTCATTGCCAAATTGCAAAAGCTCCAATATcagagccacactgtatcaatggTTTCAATACATGGCTATGTAACCACGCTGATTGTTTGGGCAGCTTCTCAACCCCTAAATTCCGTTCGTCaataattattattcattgttcacctTTCATCCTCCTTTAAAAAAGACTCTGGCTAGAACAGCGGGAGACAAagatcatgtgtgcatgagttttgtgagtatggttcaaatggctctgagcactatgggacttaaaatctgtggtcatcagtcccctagaacttagaactacttaaaactaactaacctaaggacatcacacacatccatagccgaggcaggattcgaacctgcgaccgtagcggccgcgcggttccagtctgaagcgcctagaactgctcggccacactggctggcttttGTGAGTATGATTGTATAAATATGTTTGTGTGCTGTGCTTCCTCTCTCAAGAAGGCTTCGGCTGAAAATTTATGTGAacctcttttcgttgtgcctatcttgTGCTCAGTGTGTGAGAGCAATCGAGCCATTTCACAGTACAGTTAttacctcatgaagtttgttgtaaatagtccaCTGCACTTTGTAATGGATGCCCTTTTCtaacattgtcattttttatagaaataactcaTACCATTTACACCATCGATTCTTttataggtgaacattatctcagctgtttaactaaaagaattacatatgattttgtatacattgtattttatttcaggctaaaatatataaaaagaaattaatttggtagTACTACTATGTActctaattttaaaaatatttgaaataacaaaaatatatggaatacttaaaattcctattattaattgcacaagaatagttaaaaaatttgtttctagactcatttacaaaataatgatatattttagcgaagattcttcttttgtcaagaaaatgTGAAAACtcctttgctttgtaaactctttggaatattgtgagctcCGCAGACTGTAGGgaatagtgggcatgcctctgctGGAGACAGACATAATTATatgatcgtcaataataatgtaatttggaatattaagtggaaaatgtaaaaacagtttgatatttaataatgcaacaaagaataaaattcaaaaaatacacaggcaaatcttcatcagttatttagtcatcaggaacccacaacggTAAATCAAAAATTCAATCGCAAGAATGTACACCTTGCAAGACTTTGAGACAAcaaaaagagaaaatgaagataagtaaaaagttttcctTTTATGTATCTTACACCTCTCGAACCTTTCGAAAATAATGAAGAGATTTAATGgttatgtgtgggagggtaagattacaacttCTCAACTGGAAAAATgatgtatataattacaataccagaagaaaaaaaatgataatCATTATGTCACATTAaagttgtctgtagcacaaacaagGGTTCACAAAGCTACAGCCAGAGGATTCGATCAGTTTTTCTTTTATATGAAATGCCTGACACactgcaaagtaaaatttgaacctACCTGAAAACGTTTCTGTTTGATAACTATCTATTAGTATTATATATTACTGTTATGTGCAAGTAGTGATGGGCAGGAATTACTGACGAACATCTGTCtgtttttaattaaaaaacataaaaacaataagTGATCGGCAaggaggcatatttacaaaaaaattgatgCCAATATATAATGACTTGTTTCATATCATATCATTATGATTTACATGCAAAGGATACATGCAATATGACACTAAATAACTAACTATTCGTATATCTCAAAGCATAATGCAGACTTACATACTTTGGAAACCTCAAActtaaattcaaaagtaaaatgaagCAGATGATAAAAGTAGATGTACATTCCAATTGTGCTatatttggttattcctgaaaaattggcagagttactggcgagaaatattctgAGAAAAGAAGGAAATAAACTATTCTTGGAAAGGTAGGACTACATCTTACTGAAACGTTGCTCACATTTTAAGGAGTCTTAAGAGTTTGCGACCATTCGTTTAATCACATATATAACATTCCACACTGCTGGAGGATAAAAAGTTATATCTTTCTTCACCTAGTAAGTTGCTATTGttggccacacactgaatgacgCCTCATAGGAAAGATTTCAATGTGAGAAATTGGTAAAAACAGTGAGATGAATACACTGacagtctaataaaacaagaactctattctggAAGAAGGTATACCGctgtgcagttctgtttctttgacatttcaataaccACTTTGTTGACATGCGCAAGATACAATAGCAAACCTTGCTTCTTTCCCCAGtgcacacgtttatgggctagcaaagaacacgaagttaagttttttttttgcaaatgtgaacactaaaaatgttgtgtatacgagctaaaaactgaaaatgtacgaAGAAGAACCAGGATTGATACCAGTAAGAAAACAAGCATTGGTTTTGGAGTTCCActttcatttgctatcgatacaaatacagtaaaggtggaattaaatggattatgaaagaaTGCCTTTCACACTTCCTTCCGTTTCTGGTTATTCGAAATATAGAAGCAAAAATCAAGTTACGGTAAtgaggccaaatgtgtcgtattactagagcaaagaCGCAATCGAGGacagaaaaactttcgaaattgccttccttgcACTATGTTGTTTATGTAAGCATTGTAATGTTAGTATGTAAAACAGCTGTTGCGACCACATGATAGAAATAATGAACAAGGAGCAATGGTAaatagtagtctgctaatgttgtgGGCTATTTAATATGGCGGCAGGCCCCGTCCACTCTGACTTCAAAACAACTTACAGCGTAAGTCTCTAgtgccacctcccttctttttttatcTCCATAAGTAGAACACGGGCAATAAGGTGTCTTTGACGATGGGTGGATCTGATCACTTCACGTCAATTTCTGGTCCGAAACGTCAGCTCAGCCAGGGGCTTTACTGGCGCCGCGAGACTATCTTGCGCCGTCTCCTCTTACTTTTATCGCCATGCTCTACAGTCGGAGATCACTGTCTACAGTTGATTGTAAGACATCGCCGACTCGACCTAATTACAGAAATGAACGCTGTTCAGGAATCAGTTATATGTAGTGCACAACTGATCGAGGTTCAATATTGATGTAAATTAGCACTAAACACGCTTGGCGGCACTGCCAAAATCAGCAGGCAACACAATCATTGCCCTTCGACCCCAGATATGAACTATACATATACGGATACACAAATATTTATAAGAACTATCCAGGGTGCAGGTTGCGGAGATGGAGGAAAATAACCATACGAGAGCGTGCTCTTCAAACTTCTCCGCAGCTGAAAAAGATTTATTGCTGGAAATTGTTTCGGGTCAGTATCAGAATACAACAGAGAGCAAGAAACTTGATAGGGTTACTACAATCAATAAAGTAAAGGCGCGGAATGACGTTGCTGTTGACTTTAATGCGCGGAGCATAGGACCAAATCGGAACTGGAAAAGCTTGAAAATGTGTTACGAGAATATAAAGAAAAGGACCAAGAAAACGTTCGCACTTTACAATGTAGAGTATTTTACGGTAACTACACCTAGTCTTTACTTAATTAAGTGCGCTATGTAAATGTCAAAACTTTTCAAGgcttctgaacactatgggacttaattaccgaggtcatcagtcccctagaacttagaactacttaaacctaacaaacctaaggacagcacacacatccatgcccgagggagaattcgaacctgcaaccgtagcggtcgcgcggttccagactgtagcgcctagaaccgcccggtcacttcggccggccaaaacttTCCAAGGTCGAAATGCCTTAAACTGGAAGCGAACGGAAACTGGTTGCATTCCTGAAGCCACAATTTATTTCAACCACACTGACGATGCGGATATTAATTCCGAAGTTACATGCGGtggtacgtatgtatgtatgtaagtacaTGCTCTGCTTAATTTTTTCAGACGAATTTTCTTTGTTAAATGTCATTTATAATCGATGAGTGCTTGTTCATTTCTTGTTCTGATACAGATTTAAATAACAGTGCAGATTGCAGTGCATTTGCATCGTCAGCAAATGTCAAGACGGCTGTAACTTCAGATGAAAATGTTGTTCACCTCGTTGATGACAGTGAGAATGAAGATGGAGAGAATGTTTACGTGGATGCGGTAAGAACAATAGTGAAAGTTGAATGTGTTAGTAGTACATATCCTGATCTGAACTAAAATTACTTTATAATTACAGACAGGGGGACAACACTCCGTCCAGGATTCTAGTGTGAAACATGCAGTGTCAGATTCGTTTTACAAAGTTAAAACAACAGAAAATGTGTTCGACAAAAAAGACCAGTTTTACAAAAGAAGATTGGAGTGCCTTGAGAaagaacataaaataaaagtaCACTGTATTCTCGCGGAACATGAAATAAAAATGGTAACACTGAAATTGGATAGAGAAATTAGAGAACTAGAactaaaagaaatgaaaagaaaagtcaACCTTTGAGACTGACACTTTGTAATTTTATTGAGACtttttaatctgtttttgtataaaTACATTTTAGATAAATGCTGcccttattataataataatacttgtcaaacaatgctgtacaatcgcaataaagtcatgagatgttcaattgactcttttattagaacatgttaagcGTTTCAGGATTACACTCATCTTCAGACATccgttacaaaaaagtacaaaacataagtgaacagcacactcaacacgtctcagggttacagaaaatgagatctggtcatatgagttacatacaacaaacttcaactccttcctaaccaaccaggcataCAGCCTTGCCAATTCAAAGAAAGTGTAGAATAACATATGACTGcggcacaagcagtcttgaagcagagcataTACTGATgctaaacaagtcaactagcagcgaagCGCCCTTGGTATGGGGCGCTGCATGGTCATGTTACAGCCAAGTGATACTCATGGGCCATGATTGCCCAAATAGAAGCcttcaaacaacaacttacaccCCTCTACCACATGGAAAAAGTTTAAAGGTGAGAGGAAAAGCATTTCCTGTATATCTGCCCTCTTTATATTGTGATTCGTGTTATCTTCATTTTTTGTAGATGCTTGAATTCCTTCATAGATTTTCCCCTAACAAACAAGGTGTAATATGTTTTGGACTACTTTTCTTCGATGCACTGACGGAATAACCGAAGCGTCCAATACCGTCTGTCAGCTTTGACCTATGACGGCATCAGCATGGCGGACACTGCTATTTCGGCCATAAGCAGAATGGCAACCACAACATCACCAGTATGGTTGCCATAAAATCACACACTTAAGACGCAAGGAGACGAAAAAAAATTCATCATACGAAATATAACACAACTAATTCAATGGAGCACATAGAATTAACTGGACAACAGCTTGCTTTAGGGTATTTTGGTTTGGGATGAACTAAATAAACGACATCTGTGATGGATGATATATGAAGAATAAGTGACAGTCGTAATAGGAAATTGGCATCCAAACAAACATTACTCAAGAATGCTGTAAGTTGCAAAATTACATGTAATCCATAAAATTGGTATCGTAAATTTAATGTGATCAATATACCTAAAAGAACCCCCCCACGAActaaggaccttgccgttggtggggaggcttgggggcctcagcgatacagatggccgtaccgtaggtgcaaccacaacggaggggtatctgttgagaggccagacaaacgtgtggttcctgaagaggggcagcagccttttcagtagttgcaggggcaacagtctggatgattggggggaagaaatgaaagaggaaggtgtctggtataattttgcacagagcataacttaatcatagtggacacttggttcaagaatcataaaagaaggttatacacatggaagaatcagggaaatactagaaggtatcagatagattatataatggtaagacagagatttaggaaccaggtattaaattgtaagacatttccaggggcagatgtggactctgaccacaatctattggttatgagctgtagattaaaactgaagaaactgcaaaaaggtgggaatttagggagatgagacctggacaaactgaataaaccagaggttgtacagagtttcagggagggcataagggaacaattgacagaaatggggggaaaaatacagtagaagaagaatgggtagctctgagggatgaagtagtgaaggcagcagaggatcaagtaggtaaaaagatgagggctagtagaaatccttgggtagcagaagaaatatcgaatttaattgatgaaaggagaaaatataaaaatgcagtaaatgaagcaggcaaaaaggaatacaaatgtctcaaaaatgagatcagcaggaagtgcaaaatggctaagcagggatggctagaggacaaacgtaaggatgttgaggcttatctcactaggggtaagatagatactgcctacaggaaaattaaagagacctttgaaaaaaagagaaccacttgtgtgaatatcaagagctcagatggaaacccagttctaagcaaagaagggaaagcagaaaggtggaaggagtatatagagggtctatacgagagcgatgtacttgaggataatattctggaaatggaagagaatgtagatgaagatgaaataggagatacaatactgtgtgaagagtttgacagagcactgaaagacctgagtcgaaacaaggccccgggagtagacaacatttcattagaactactgacggccttgggagaaccagtcatgacaaaactctaccatctgaggagcaagatgtatgagacaggtgaaataccctcagacttcaagatgaatataataattccaatcccaaagaaagcaggtgttgacagatgtaaaaattaccgaacaatcagtttaaacaagccacagctgcaaaatactaacgcgaattctttacagacaaatggaaaaactagtagaagccaaccttggggaagatcagtttggattccgtagaaatattggaacacgtgaggcaatactgaccctacgacttatcttagaagaaagattaaggaaaggcaaacctacgttcctagcatttgtagacttagagaaagcttttgacaatgttgactggaatactctctttcaaattctaaaggtggcaggagtaaaatacagggagcgaaaggctatttacaatttgtacagaaaccagatgggagttataagagacgaaggacatgaaaaggaagcagtggctgggaaggtagtgagacagggttgtagcttctccccgatgttattcaatctgtatattgagcaagcagtaaaggaaacaaaagaaaaatttggagtaggtattaaaatccatggagaagaaataaaaaccttgaggtttgccgatgacattgtaattctgtcagagacagcaaaggacttggaagagcagttgaacggaatggacagtgtcttgaaaggtggatataagattaacatcaacctaagcaaaatgaggataatggaatgtagtcgaattaagttgggtgatgatgagggaattagattaggaaatgagacacttaaagtaataaaggagttttgctatttggggagcaaaataactgatgatggtcgaagtagagaggatataaaatgtacactggcaatggcaaggaaagcgtttctgaagaagagaaatttgttaacatcgagtatagatttaagtgtcatgaagtcgtttctgaaagtatttgtatggagtgtagccatgtatggaagtggataagaagagaatagaagctttcgaaatgtgctgctacagaagaatgcttaagattaggtgggtagatcacataactaatgaggaggtgttgaataggattggggagaagagaagtttgtggcacaacttgactagaagaaggtatcggttgataggacgtgttctgaggcataaagagatcaccaaattagtattggagggcagcgtggagggtaaaaattgtagagggagaccaagagatgaatacactaagcagattcagaaggatgtaggttgcagtaagtactgggagatgaaagaagcttgcacaggatagagtagcatggagagctgcatcaaaccagtctcaggactgaagaccacaacaacaacaacaagctaaaaGAAATGCTACAAAATCACAACTTGGTATCGAAAATGTCACTTGATCTCAGTGGCTAGAATGAAATGCACAACACAAAAAACCCTTAGTGCACTACTATCAAAAACCCTTACTTTACCAAAACAGCCAGAACAAAATCCATAATACCCATAAAGCAAACCTCACTGATCCAACAATTATTAAAATTTAACTTGACTGATGTAGTTAGAACACTCTTCAGCAAGCTTAATTATTATTAACAGCAACTAACAACAACATAAATACTCACAAAAAACCATTATCAATTTGCATATGCAAATAAAACCGTCAAAGCTTACTGCAACCAAAATCAGCTGACACAGAAACCGacatgcacacacacacccacaaaacATCATAAGTAAATAAAACATAATCACTGAATGGCTGGTCCTAGACGTGTTAAACCATAAATCCAGGTGAATAGCTTACCCAACATTTTCATGGAGGCAACACACACAAACCTCGTAAGTGAATAAAACAGTATTACAAATGGCCTGTCTAGACTTCTGAAACCAGGAATTCAGGCAAACCATTTACCCAACATTGTTGAGGGGGCAAcaactccccttcccccctcccccctcccccccccccccacacacacacaaacatcatatGTGAATAAAACTGTATCACAAATCCCTTGTCTAGACATCTCAAACCAAGAATCCAAGTGAATGGATTATCAAATATTAGCGAGGAGTCAACAACACATATATTCATCCACGAATCTTCACGTCTTTAgccaacaactagtgtcacaacaataaCTCACAAACAATGTTCTAAATGCACAATCCCAACATGAAGAATACAAATATCCTGATATACAATGCCTAGCCCCAATTGTGCACTAACAACACTTGAAAGGTAATCTGAAAAATCAACATTTAGCACTAGTGTGTGCCACAATATGCTACAAaatgtacacttcaaacatgatcCATTTCAAATACGCCAACAACTGTGACATAAAATGCAACAAagttatgtcatgggtcaaagctggTGACTGGTACAGCATGTTTCAGTTGACCTGCACTTACAATTCTGTTGCTGTACAGTATTTTTGTCCTAGTGAAACCTCATATTAAATAGTTTATTATTAAATTCAAAGAAGTACCTGCCCTTTTGCATAACATCCAAGGAAATAATTTGAACTTATTGTCATCCTCAGTAGACACATCGAAATAATCAAGTATCAATGAGGTCAATAGTATACATCGCAGCACGTAAGGCTCTTGCACACACAATACTGTCCACCATAGTGGCTCAGTCACTAGGAAAACAAGTGGCATATTCAGGCTTTATGATGTAAAGATGCAGTATTGTCTTGGCAAGTAATGTAGAGAATACATTGTTCTGCGGCTGATAATTAATAGCTGTCCAGCATCACCCATCAAATGATGTGACCGACATGACTAACCATTACTCACTCTGATGTCACATCTGGCTTTCAGCTAGTTGCCGAGCACAGTGCAGACATATATATTATAGAACGTTGAGTCTGGATTGAAGCTCCTTTGGTGTGGATGAAAGTTTCAGTAGTTCACATATTTTCAAGGTATTTTTATTCAACACCAAAGAAACTATCAGTGCAGAGACCAGCAGAAGTATACATTTGAGCTCGATCAACACAGTTGGTTTGAACATCACAGTTATTTGTCTTATGGTCTTATTGGAAGTGGTGCACCCTTGCTGTCATCTGAACTTTGACTTGACTTaaactcgggtggtaaaggatagcagctcactgatagataacttctttatagaccaagataagtttaaccagataaatgcccagcctgttgagaatggtctttccgatcatggtgcacagctagttacaatatatgacatagctccattcagcaatactaaacagtcctccaaagtagtacgttcactcaacaatttaacaattgcaaatttcagttaaagcctacagcagttagactgggatgaggtgtaccgtgaacctgatgccaatttaaaatatactcgtaagaaaccttgtaacaaaccatggcttactaagggtataaaaatatcttgtaaccggaaaagggaaatgtatctgacagcaagaaagagtagtgacccagaaactatcaaaaattataaaaactactgtgttatattaagaaaagttattaaaaaatccaggagtatgtgtatcatgtctgaaatcagcaactctgataataaaattaaaacaatttggaatattattaaaagagaaacaggtcaaccaagagcagaggaagacagtattaccatcaaattgaatgaaaactttacgaacaaaaagtcagaagttgaaaatatttttagtaatcattttctaaatgttgtggatatagtaggatccaggtgttcattagaagatgctaggctgttaatggaagaggccacacctatgcaatttgatacaattgaaatctcacccacttctccctctgaaattaggaaaaataataaacttgcttaaatacaaaaactcacatggaattaatggcatttccagcaaaatactaaaagcttgtt
Encoded proteins:
- the LOC126419124 gene encoding uncharacterized protein LOC126419124 — its product is MRILIPKLHAVVRMYVYLNNSADCSAFASSANVKTAVTSDENVVHLVDDSENEDGENVYVDATGGQHSVQDSSVKHAVSDSFYKVKTTENVFDKKDQFYKRRLECLEKEHKIKVHCILAEHEIKMVTLKLDREIRELELKEMKRKVNL